TATTATTAATATTGTTACTACAATAATTGTCTTTATATTTTTCATTATATTTCAAATTTAATTTGATACAAAGAAAAGGCGATTAAATAAAAATAACCTGTGACTTTTGTCACAAGGCTAAATTATATCATAAAATTATGATTTCTTTTTGACCTAGATGAAGTCTATTGTTTTTTTCAAGCGTCTTTAATAATCGAGAGATTACTTCTCTTGTTGTACCTAATTCCCTAGCGAGTTCTTGATGTGATTTTCGAATAACAGCACCATCAGCTTTAGAAATGAGGTAATCAAATAATCTATCTTTAAGCGGTTGAAAAGCTAAATTTGAATACTGATTGATAAGATGATTGTAACTATATCTAAATGTATTTGTGGTAAAAACATTCCATGATTTATATTTAAAATTCCAATCTTTAACGAAACGGACAGGTATATTTAAAATAGTACAATCTTCTTCAATAATTGCGTTTACAGTACTATTACAATCTTCAAAACAAGCCGATAACGATAAAGTACAAGTTTCCATATCGCTTAAATAATAAATAAGAATTTCT
The Tenacibaculum pacificus DNA segment above includes these coding regions:
- a CDS encoding Crp/Fnr family transcriptional regulator — translated: MNYNSTFKKGDFIIKKNQYIKVLKIVLKGKVRVFQENEEREILIYYLSDMETCTLSLSACFEDCNSTVNAIIEEDCTILNIPVRFVKDWNFKYKSWNVFTTNTFRYSYNHLINQYSNLAFQPLKDRLFDYLISKADGAVIRKSHQELARELGTTREVISRLLKTLEKNNRLHLGQKEIIIL